From the Vulpes lagopus strain Blue_001 chromosome 15, ASM1834538v1, whole genome shotgun sequence genome, one window contains:
- the LOC121476542 gene encoding small VCP/p97-interacting protein — MGLCFPCPGESAPPSPALEEKRAKLAEAAERRQKEAASRGILDVRSVEEKRKKKEKIEKQMAESGPPPEGGLRWTVS; from the exons ATGGGGCTGTGCTTTCCGTGTCCCGGGGAGTCCGCGCCCCCGTCGCCGGCCCTG gaagagaaaagagcaaagcttgcagaggctgcagagagaagacagaaggag gCTGCATCTCGGGGCATTCTGGATGTTCGGTctgtggaagaaaaaagaaagaaaaaggaaaaaatagaaaaacaaatggctGAATCTGGGCCCCCACCAGAAGGTGGACTTAGG tgGACAGTCTCATAA
- the CCDC179 gene encoding coiled-coil domain-containing protein 179 translates to MCLCCTEDDAIQVNPEGPRWQHPSEVTARQVIDKRIENMKNIRKEKRKFNKRFSRPAPLPEPGLLGVWTIGPPPRCCSQFMVIPGNEVGKVVIESNASPSIKGRRVSLLKSQETTWLV, encoded by the exons ATGTGCCTGTGCTGCACAGAAGATGATGCCATCCAAGTGAACCCC GAAGGGCCAAGATGGCAGCATCCTTCGGAAGTCACTGCAAGGCAGGTaat AGATAAACGTATTGAGAATATGAAAAAcataaggaaagagaagaggaaatttaaTAAACGGTTTTCAAGACCTGCTCCTCTTCCAGAACCAGGACTCCTA GGCGTGTGGACCATAGGTCCACCACCCAGATGCTGTAGCCAATTCAtggtcataccaggaaatgaagTTGGCAAAGTGGTCATTGAGAGCAATGCCAGCCCCAGCATCAAAGGTAGAAGAGTGTCACTGTTGAAGTCTCAGGAGACAACCTGGTTGGTGTAG